The genomic window AGGTGCCACGAAAACACGTGACCTAATTAGGGGAATGCAATTAAGCGCAACGCTGGGATCCTGCGCTTCTAGATATCCATAGACTACCTATCATAGAATCCAAGAGCCCAAACAAGTACCATCGTCAAATCAATCAATCTATCTGCCGTGTTTCACTGCACGATATCCTGGTATAATAACTTCCATGCCCACAACGCCAGGCCATGCTTCTCTATCACAATACAAACTTCTCAAAATCAAGCTCACGCCTCAATCAAATCCGGCGTGGCGGGCCCAACGCCCCTTAACAAAACCACCGTGTTCCCGCTCTGCAGTGCCGTGCCGACCTTTTCGTTGAACTCTAGGATCCTGCCGCCCTCGACATGAAATACTCGCAGCTTATCCTTTTCGTCGGAGCTCTGGTTGTTGATGTTCTGCACCTGCAGACTCCTGGCTGCGGCGTCGAGGACCCGGCCTACCACCCAGTCCTGGTTGTAGAAGAATTCGCCCTTGGGGAACTTGGCCTTTGCCGTCTCTGCTTCGGCCTCCACGTAGATGTACACCCGCTTCTCCATAGGAACCTTGTCGTCGCCCTTGGCTGTCTTTTTAAGTTTGTTGACGGCGACCAGCCGGGCAGAAGCAGAGGTTGGTTTTGGCTTAGGGAGTGCCCGGCTTGCTTGCTCTTTCTTGGCCGTACCCCAGGCGCGGAACCTATCGAATGCCGACTTTGTCTTTTGGGCAACGTCAAACTGTACTGGACGGGCTCCGATAGGTACTAGGTTCTTGCAGTCGTGGTCCTCCCCGAGTCGGTGCTTCAGGCAGTAGTCTCGATTACAAGTCTGGCAGTGTACCCCTGGCGTCAGGGAGGTTCCAATCGTCGTCTTGCATTCCGGCGACGCGCATGGCTTCTGAGAAACCTTGTCCCGTAGCACCCTGCCCTGTCCGATGGATGGCTGGGCCAGCTGCTTAAGCCGCTTGCGCTCTGCCCAGGCACCAGCATCTGTACATTTGTGCGAAGTCTCGGATCGGTGGTCGAGGCAGAACGTCTTTCGGCAGGACTGGCAGAAGAAGGGAAGGAAGTCGAGCTGGTTGCAGTATTCGTATTCGCAGTGCTTGCCGATCAGAGTGGCATCGTTCTTGTCGTCCATCTCGACGTAGCTCGTGTCTGGAGCTtctggtgttgatgatgacgccatgatgaaggTATACCGCGTTTAAAAAGGTCGAGGCGATCGCGTGAGTTCTAGGCAGAGGTGTTGTCGCAAGTTTGGTTGGGACGATGACAGATGTtaaggaggcggcgaggaaGCGTCTGGAAGGGTCCGTGTCTAGCCAAGACTGGCGGATTACGAACGAGTGAGGAATCGCCACAGGTGAATCGGGTTCGGAGGAGGACGTAAGGCGCTGACTCGGTGTAATGCGTATATGTGTTTGTAAGTAGGAAAAGTAACTCGTGACTTTCCTCGTTAGGAGGAGAATCGGAGGCCTGTTTAATGTATTGAAAGCACAGCCACGCCCAAGACTTTGGATCCATGCATCCATCCGTCTTGGTAGATCGCGGGGTGATTTGCACCCCACTCAGAGCTGCACCTCAACCACCAGAGCAACTCGATAAGGCAGACAACGCTTGGTCTATTTCGAAGCGACTTTCGCATCGTCCATCTATTCTGTTCTGTTATATCGTACATAAATCATGAGTTGAGCGCCTTCTACCTCCTCTAACGCCTAGTTCAGTTTCCAGGGAACAACTTGTGTTACagctccttttccttgatTGGCTTCTTTGCCAATAGCTCCTCGCGGCCCGTTGCAGGCGCATTGCCGACAGCGCCCTTTCCGCCATACATCTCGAAGCCCTTGTGGAATGCCCACTCAACTGCATTCTCGACTGGCTCGTCAAACATGGCAGGGAGGAAGGGGACGACAGCGAGACCCAGGCCAATGGGGGCCCATGTTCGAATCATCTTGTTCTTCATGCCCTTCATGGCCCGGCCAGAGTACCTCACAACGCTGTGAATCGTGAAAGCAGGCAGACCCATGCTGGCCACGCTCTGGAAGATTGCGCGCTGCACCATGACGGTGCGGTAGTCTTCGAGAGGGGACACCTCGCCAGGCTTGACGACGCGCGTCTCGATAGCAGGCAGACCTGTGATCTTTTCTTGCCGCGCCGTGAGCTGTATAGTCGGGTCACGCACCCTCTGGTTGTGCCAGTAGGCCTTGTAGCCTTCGTACGAGACGTCGCCGAGAAGGTACATCCAAGACACACCGTAGGCGCCGCGAACGAGGTTGGGGTGAGCTACCGGCCGGAAGGACTCGCCAATGTCAGAGGTGTAGGCGACATATCGATGCGCAGAGAGGAGGATGGTCCGGAGTCGCGCAGC from Fusarium falciforme chromosome 2, complete sequence includes these protein-coding regions:
- a CDS encoding AN1-type domain-containing protein → MASSSTPEAPDTSYVEMDDKNDATLIGKHCEYEYCNQLDFLPFFCQSCRKTFCLDHRSETSHKCTDAGAWAERKRLKQLAQPSIGQGRVLRDKVSQKPCASPECKTTIGTSLTPGVHCQTCNRDYCLKHRLGEDHDCKNLVPIGARPVQFDVAQKTKSAFDRFRAWGTAKKEQASRALPKPKPTSASARLVAVNKLKKTAKGDDKVPMEKRVYIYVEAEAETAKAKFPKGEFFYNQDWVVGRVLDAAARSLQVQNINNQSSDEKDKLRVFHVEGGRILEFNEKVGTALQSGNTVVLLRGVGPATPDLIEA
- a CDS encoding Mitochondrial fission process protein 1, giving the protein MLWWGKSQDSKSEEKKETSQVKESIAEKLPATEQLPKTLQRFVDHAGQDMNVVTEGYTSDSTDSNLRYAAYAARLRTILLSAHRYVAYTSDIGESFRPVAHPNLVRGAYGVSWMYLLGDVSYEGYKAYWHNQRVRDPTIQLTARQEKITGLPAIETRVVKPGEVSPLEDYRTVMVQRAIFQSVASMGLPAFTIHSVVRYSGRAMKGMKNKMIRTWAPIGLGLAVVPFLPAMFDEPVENAVEWAFHKGFEMYGGKGAVGNAPATGREELLAKKPIKEKEL